One Roseibium algicola genomic window, TGCGGCTCTACGGGCGACTTTTACGTTCACGTCAGTTTGCAGGTCAGCCAAACAGAACTTGTCAAAAATGCGAATAAATTCGTGAAGCGCTTGCTGGTACATGGGCTGCACCGCGCAATGGCCTTTCATGTAACAATCGCAGCCTGCGGGATTGTCGCACTGCGCGAACTGCCAGCCACTTCGCTGCTCGCAAATCGAGATGACTTCCGAGACAAGAATGTCGCTGATCGGGCGAGAGAGGATGATGCCTCCGTACTTTCCGCTGCGGGTATCCAAGAGTCCGACCTTCGCCAAGCTCGACGTTGTTTCATTCACCGTCGATCGTTTGGTGTCGAGAACCTGACAGAGTTCGGGCGTCAAAACCCGGCGTTCTTTGTCCTCCTGAGCGTCGAGGTAGAGGAAGAGCCTGACGGCCAGGTCAGAATGGCTTGAAAGTCGCATCTACTTTAATTCCATGCGGCCGGCCCTTCCGGCCGATTGCCGTCCTTGGCCTTGTTCCAGTGGAAGAGCGATTTGGATAGGGCAAGCTGCCCGTTCTTCGCCTTCGTGATGATGCCGTTCAGATATGCGCCTGGAGACTGGATCAGTCCGGCTTCGTGTTTTTCGAAAATGAGGGCGACGGCGACCGCGGCCTGTTCTCGGCCGAGCGCAAGGGTTGCTGCGTTCCAAGTGGAATCCGCGATCAACAGGTGTCCTCTCATCACAGTTTCGACCGTGTTTATTATGTCCGCCCAGGTCGGAGTTTTGTCAGAAACCACCCATTCCTTAAATTGTGGGCAAAGCAAAAGCAAAGTTTTTGGATCCACGGGTCTTGCTGCAAGCTTTTCCGGTTGTTTTGGACCCGGGCGTCGCAAAGGCTCTTTCTCAGAGCCATTTTCATCGGCGGAGCCGATGTCAGAAGGGAACTGTTGTTCGGCGGGAGCCGAACGCCGTTTCGTGTACAACGAAGAATCTGTTTTCTGGACTGTACTCTGTATGAAGGTGCCGCTAGTGGGACCCATGGGTGCCATTTTTGATACCCTGGGGAACTTTTCTTCAGCGTTATCAACATCGCTGTCCCCATGGGAAAACTTCTCGCTCGCGGCGGCATAAGCGGTTTTGACGCGCTCCAACAGAGTTTCCAAGGCGTCGCACAGCTCGGCCAGCTCGTGGAGCGGAGTATTCGGCCGGCGCCGTTGAACGATCGCCTGAAGATTACGAGCGCATGTCTCCCAGGGACCAGCGATCTGATGGTCGGACGCGGTTTCGATGATGCTGGCAATCAGCCTGCGGGAAATCGTGAACTTGCGACTGTGCTCGCGGTGCTGAACGGCCCGTTGTTTGTCCCGCTCGAATAGATCCTCCAGTTCGGGCGTTTTCAGACCGAGAGGGGAGAGGTCGATACCGAAGGACGACGCCAGCACGATCTTGCCGTTCTGATCGCGCTTTCCGA contains:
- the repC gene encoding plasmid replication protein RepC yields the protein MPKPRPSGLRKITPAINDAMSLADEWGTQTAVDKRRAVTAFNRVTHLLRLNSQAIELMNKLLSFSQEQDWTGASRPIVWPDNSRLVCECSFELSALRRNFRKLAEAGLISFKDSPKGQRFGKRDQNGKIVLASSFGIDLSPLGLKTPELEDLFERDKQRAVQHREHSRKFTISRRLIASIIETASDHQIAGPWETCARNLQAIVQRRRPNTPLHELAELCDALETLLERVKTAYAAASEKFSHGDSDVDNAEEKFPRVSKMAPMGPTSGTFIQSTVQKTDSSLYTKRRSAPAEQQFPSDIGSADENGSEKEPLRRPGPKQPEKLAARPVDPKTLLLLCPQFKEWVVSDKTPTWADIINTVETVMRGHLLIADSTWNAATLALGREQAAVAVALIFEKHEAGLIQSPGAYLNGIITKAKNGQLALSKSLFHWNKAKDGNRPEGPAAWN
- a CDS encoding RrF2 family transcriptional regulator — protein: MRLSSHSDLAVRLFLYLDAQEDKERRVLTPELCQVLDTKRSTVNETTSSLAKVGLLDTRSGKYGGIILSRPISDILVSEVISICEQRSGWQFAQCDNPAGCDCYMKGHCAVQPMYQQALHEFIRIFDKFCLADLQTDVNVKVARRAAEKYISGNGLVSGDLERYSKRRKENRSLTDAS